A section of the Orenia marismortui DSM 5156 genome encodes:
- a CDS encoding homocysteine S-methyltransferase family protein, translating into MSRLLDRLKDEILVLDGAMGTQLHKKGLEVGECPEKLNLTNPTILTEIHRSYVEAGSDIIQTNTFGASRIKLEEYGLGNQVEEINRQAVKLAKDAAEEDTIIAASMGPTGKLIAPIGDLPFKVAYEAFAEQAKILEEAGVDLISIETMTDLQEARAAVIAVKENTDLPILCHLTYEDSLKTMTGTDPITAITVLEGLGVDVIGANCSMGPEGLLKIIEIMGQNTDTYLSVEPNAGLPILDKDNNTLFPMKAEEMASYLEKFIKAGINIIGGCCGSTPEYIKLIADKAKNFKAVKRTRIATTKLASRTKTVAIADHLPTRIIGERINPTGRKELSAELKESKMKIISQEAQKQADAGADILDVNVGVPKIDQVTTMKKAVTTVQNLVNLPICIDTTNQEVLETALQNVVGKPLINSVNGEEDSLNTVLPLAKKYGAAVLGLTLDENGIPKTAEGRLKVARKIVKRAEELGIRRENILIDTLTLTASAQQEGVQETLKAIRLIKEELGLAAVLGVSNISFGLPDRKKVNTAFLAMAIQAGLNAPILDPTVEEMKATLLASDILVNRDVSSKRYLNTYGQKKEEDKIKEKQDEINNDKKEIDILTQIHLQVLNGDKDNIVANIETALDKYTALEIINQALIPGIQEVGDKYDEGIYFLPQLMLGAEAMQNSFAKLKPILAKEGSSENLGTIVIATVKGDVHDIGKNIVKVMLQNNGFEIIDLGKDVSNKTIISTALAKKADIICLSALMTTTMPRMEEITEELKKNNSNIKVMVGGAVVTKEYADNIGAEYSSNAVEAVKTAKKLLGL; encoded by the coding sequence ATGAGTAGATTATTAGATAGATTAAAAGATGAAATTTTAGTTTTAGATGGTGCAATGGGAACCCAATTACATAAGAAAGGATTAGAAGTTGGTGAATGTCCAGAAAAATTAAATTTAACTAATCCCACAATTTTAACTGAGATACATCGTAGTTATGTTGAAGCTGGTAGTGATATTATTCAAACCAATACTTTTGGAGCAAGTAGAATCAAACTAGAGGAATATGGCTTAGGTAATCAGGTTGAAGAGATTAACCGTCAAGCTGTAAAGTTAGCTAAAGATGCAGCTGAAGAAGACACAATTATTGCAGCTTCCATGGGACCTACAGGCAAATTAATAGCACCAATAGGTGATCTTCCTTTTAAAGTTGCTTATGAAGCCTTTGCTGAACAAGCAAAAATTTTAGAAGAAGCTGGTGTAGATCTGATCAGTATTGAAACTATGACAGACTTACAAGAAGCAAGAGCTGCTGTTATAGCTGTTAAGGAAAATACTGACTTACCTATTCTCTGCCATTTGACCTATGAAGATAGCTTAAAGACAATGACTGGTACAGATCCAATTACTGCTATTACAGTCTTAGAAGGACTTGGGGTTGATGTTATTGGGGCTAATTGTAGTATGGGGCCTGAGGGCTTACTGAAGATTATTGAAATCATGGGTCAAAATACTGATACATATCTTTCTGTTGAACCAAATGCAGGCTTACCTATCTTAGATAAAGATAATAACACCCTCTTCCCTATGAAAGCTGAAGAAATGGCCAGTTATCTTGAGAAATTTATTAAGGCAGGAATCAATATAATTGGTGGTTGCTGTGGGTCTACACCTGAATATATAAAGTTAATAGCCGATAAAGCAAAGAATTTCAAAGCAGTTAAACGAACTAGAATAGCAACAACTAAATTAGCTAGCAGGACTAAAACTGTAGCTATTGCTGATCACCTTCCTACTAGAATTATTGGGGAAAGAATTAATCCAACTGGACGTAAAGAGTTATCTGCTGAATTAAAAGAATCTAAGATGAAAATTATTTCTCAAGAAGCCCAAAAACAAGCTGATGCAGGAGCAGATATTCTTGATGTCAATGTCGGAGTTCCTAAAATTGATCAAGTAACTACTATGAAAAAAGCAGTTACTACTGTTCAAAATCTCGTTAATTTGCCAATTTGTATCGATACTACCAATCAAGAAGTTTTAGAAACTGCCCTACAAAATGTAGTTGGTAAACCTTTAATTAACTCAGTTAATGGTGAAGAAGATAGTCTAAATACTGTCTTACCTCTAGCTAAGAAATATGGAGCTGCTGTTTTAGGATTAACTCTAGATGAGAATGGAATCCCTAAAACTGCTGAAGGTAGACTAAAGGTGGCACGTAAAATAGTTAAACGAGCTGAAGAATTAGGTATAAGAAGAGAGAATATATTAATCGATACCCTGACCCTAACAGCAAGTGCACAACAAGAAGGTGTTCAAGAAACTCTAAAAGCAATTCGTCTAATCAAAGAAGAATTGGGCCTTGCTGCTGTATTAGGAGTTAGTAATATCTCCTTTGGATTACCAGATAGAAAGAAGGTTAATACCGCCTTCTTAGCTATGGCTATTCAAGCAGGGCTTAATGCCCCTATTCTGGATCCGACTGTTGAAGAGATGAAAGCTACTCTACTAGCTAGTGATATCTTAGTAAATCGTGATGTTAGTAGTAAACGCTATTTAAATACTTATGGGCAAAAAAAAGAAGAAGATAAGATTAAAGAAAAGCAAGATGAAATTAATAATGATAAGAAAGAAATAGATATTCTAACTCAAATCCACCTCCAAGTTCTAAATGGTGATAAGGACAATATTGTCGCTAATATTGAAACAGCCTTAGATAAATATACTGCTTTAGAGATTATTAATCAAGCTTTAATTCCTGGTATTCAAGAGGTTGGAGATAAATATGATGAAGGGATCTACTTTTTACCCCAACTAATGCTAGGAGCTGAAGCAATGCAAAATTCCTTTGCTAAGTTAAAACCTATCTTAGCTAAGGAAGGCAGTAGTGAAAATTTAGGTACGATTGTTATAGCTACAGTCAAAGGTGATGTTCATGATATCGGTAAGAATATTGTTAAGGTTATGTTACAGAATAATGGATTTGAGATTATTGATCTAGGTAAAGATGTAAGCAACAAAACTATTATCTCTACCGCCCTAGCTAAAAAAGCTGATATCATCTGTTTAAGTGCTTTAATGACTACTACTATGCCTAGAATGGAAGAAATCACAGAAGAATTAAAGAAGAATAACTCCAATATTAAAGTTATGGTTGGTGGAGCTGTAGTAACCAAAGAATATGCAGATAATATTGGTGCAGAATATTCTTCTAATGCAGTTGAAGCAGTCAAAACAGCAAAAAAATTACTAGGCTTATAG
- a CDS encoding methylenetetrahydrofolate reductase has product MLLKDKLKKKEFVITGELTPPKGTDCSKMFRVADELKGKVDAVNICDSPMAKMKLSSVIASHLIQEETGLETIPHITCRDKNIIALQGELLGASRLGIKNILAITGDDPTAGDHPQAKAVFDSNSISLIKAVQKLNAGSDINDNELKGNTDLIVATAANLGAEDLDKEIERLKVKIDAGADFIQTQPCYDLDLLDRFLDKTKDFNIPILIGILPLTSYSMAKYLANKVPGIEIDPSILERMKDKDENEGIKIAREFLQDAYVKIDGIHIMSASRSDILLEVIDGIVK; this is encoded by the coding sequence ATGCTATTAAAAGATAAATTAAAGAAAAAGGAGTTTGTCATTACAGGGGAGTTGACTCCACCCAAAGGAACAGATTGTAGTAAAATGTTTAGAGTGGCTGATGAATTAAAAGGAAAAGTAGATGCAGTAAATATCTGTGATTCTCCTATGGCTAAAATGAAACTTAGCTCAGTTATTGCTAGTCATTTAATTCAAGAAGAGACTGGACTAGAGACTATTCCACATATTACCTGCCGTGATAAGAATATTATCGCTTTACAAGGAGAACTACTAGGAGCATCTAGACTTGGCATTAAAAATATCCTAGCTATTACTGGCGATGATCCTACTGCAGGTGATCATCCCCAAGCCAAAGCCGTTTTTGATAGCAACTCTATTAGCTTAATTAAAGCAGTACAGAAATTAAATGCTGGCTCTGATATCAATGATAATGAATTGAAAGGAAATACAGACTTAATAGTTGCTACTGCTGCTAATCTAGGAGCTGAAGATTTAGATAAAGAGATTGAACGATTAAAAGTAAAGATTGATGCTGGGGCAGATTTTATCCAAACTCAACCTTGTTATGATCTGGATTTATTAGATAGATTCTTAGATAAAACTAAAGATTTTAACATTCCAATTTTAATTGGTATCTTGCCTTTAACTAGTTATTCAATGGCTAAATATTTGGCTAATAAAGTACCAGGTATCGAAATTGACCCTTCTATTTTAGAAAGAATGAAAGATAAAGATGAAAATGAAGGTATTAAGATTGCTAGAGAGTTTCTTCAGGATGCCTATGTTAAGATAGATGGTATACATATTATGTCTGCTAGCAGATCAGATATATTATTAGAAGTTATAGATGGTATTGTGAAATAG
- a CDS encoding GGDEF domain-containing protein codes for MVNNLLKKSFNIYLIISLILVLMIIGNNIYTHYLIKNNEDSMLILSGFKSINGSEGLKHRYLKKEDSKYYTFTTTIAGDEFDKLNGQDYKFIAYRLTGNWYKVYLNNILIGSVGDIDTGQSNIWNSLSVFSIDKKLVREDNKIRIEINGDYEVGLLNFPIIVSNSYLGNKILTCFNFFTDNFNIFVIGILVSGIIRLLIIYIFDKTLGKEYLYYCLAGISMLVAILNQLTIIHLPMSFINFKRFIIIGNSLAVFFISLAIYERFKRKYNLFLAYILLLILFFSLIVSSDMIELKKYFYIINILSLVNAFAWLCAMVEYVKDSYEVKALFIGTIFGSYDIINNLVLDNTFYGMRIEVFRFIIFAMTIILLIVFHYVELHKRIEDEKNKCKLMYERAIKDQMTGIYNHQYIINKLEETKKFFSLIMIDLDNFKEINDNYGHQMGDFVIKYAAEEMKKNIRADDLLGRYGGDEFIIVLFGCEREAAHHISARIKQDIESPHYSPEGIKLEVTASIGIYSSYGDDDWKDAINKADQALYSAKRGGKSKINTY; via the coding sequence ATGGTAAATAATTTATTAAAGAAGAGTTTTAATATTTATCTAATAATTTCTTTAATATTGGTACTGATGATAATTGGAAATAACATTTATACTCACTATTTAATTAAAAATAATGAAGATAGTATGCTTATTTTATCTGGTTTCAAATCAATTAATGGGAGTGAAGGATTAAAGCATAGATATTTAAAAAAAGAAGATTCAAAATATTATACCTTTACCACAACTATAGCAGGAGATGAGTTTGATAAATTAAATGGTCAAGACTACAAATTTATTGCTTATCGCTTAACTGGAAATTGGTATAAGGTATATCTAAATAACATATTAATTGGTTCTGTAGGTGATATAGACACAGGTCAGAGTAATATTTGGAATTCATTATCGGTCTTTTCTATTGATAAAAAGTTAGTGAGAGAAGATAATAAGATAAGAATTGAGATTAATGGTGATTATGAAGTTGGACTATTGAATTTTCCTATTATAGTTAGCAATAGTTATTTAGGAAACAAAATTTTAACTTGCTTTAATTTTTTTACTGATAATTTTAATATATTTGTTATTGGAATTTTAGTTTCTGGTATTATAAGGTTATTAATTATTTATATCTTCGATAAAACCTTGGGCAAAGAATATCTATATTATTGTTTAGCTGGGATATCAATGTTAGTTGCTATTTTGAACCAGTTGACTATTATTCACTTGCCAATGTCTTTTATTAACTTTAAGCGCTTTATTATTATAGGCAATTCTTTGGCAGTATTCTTTATTTCCTTAGCTATTTATGAAAGATTTAAAAGGAAATATAATTTATTCTTAGCTTATATCTTATTGTTGATTTTATTTTTTTCTCTAATTGTATCTTCAGATATGATAGAGTTGAAAAAATATTTCTATATTATCAATATTTTGAGCTTAGTTAATGCTTTTGCCTGGTTATGTGCAATGGTAGAATATGTGAAAGACTCTTATGAGGTTAAAGCATTATTTATAGGAACAATTTTTGGTAGTTATGATATCATAAATAATCTAGTTTTAGATAATACTTTTTATGGTATGAGAATTGAGGTTTTCCGTTTTATTATTTTTGCGATGACAATTATTTTATTAATTGTGTTTCATTATGTAGAATTACATAAGAGAATAGAGGATGAAAAGAATAAATGTAAGTTGATGTATGAGAGAGCTATTAAGGATCAAATGACCGGTATCTATAATCATCAATATATTATTAATAAATTGGAAGAGACTAAAAAATTCTTTTCTTTGATTATGATTGATTTGGATAACTTTAAAGAGATAAATGATAATTATGGCCATCAGATGGGGGATTTTGTAATCAAATATGCAGCAGAAGAGATGAAAAAGAATATTAGAGCAGATGATCTATTAGGTAGATATGGTGGTGATGAATTCATTATTGTATTATTTGGTTGTGAAAGGGAAGCTGCTCATCATATTTCTGCTAGAATCAAACAGGATATTGAAAGTCCTCATTATAGTCCTGAGGGGATAAAATTAGAAGTAACAGCTTCTATTGGTATTTATAGTAGTTATGGAGATGATGATTGGAAAGATGCAATTAATAAGGCAGACCAGGCACTTTATTCTGCTAAAAGAGGTGGAAAATCAAAAATTAATACTTATTAA
- a CDS encoding GerAB/ArcD/ProY family transporter yields MKKNIGKIELFSLTLLFVIGNTGLYALGVDIAKQDAWVSILVAMLLSYILLWIYLKLQSYFPNDNLALIIIKSVEKPIAYTLVIFYSIYFFYIALLNFSMFVEFIRFYLLPQTSKLTISILLLINIFYINSLGIEVIARLAGLMAPLFILFIIIIYSLIFSSGIVNFQNLQPFLGNGITTVVDAAIPELLIFPFADMVLLLMIWKYVKIKKSISQISFLAMTLGGIIITFALIIIIGVLGVNWAAIANVANMAVSQLITIGYLKNIDVIIVIVLFLLGFFKMTPFLFGSISLVNSLLNLHNNIWVNTIFSIFLLIFNYAPFTGVEFYSWINSFDRRTERIMEYIHISFQMLIPTFLLIIAWLKRIRK; encoded by the coding sequence GTGAAAAAAAATATTGGAAAAATAGAATTATTCTCTCTCACCCTTCTATTTGTAATTGGCAATACTGGACTTTATGCTTTAGGGGTAGATATCGCAAAGCAAGATGCCTGGGTTTCTATATTAGTAGCAATGTTATTAAGTTATATCTTATTATGGATCTATCTTAAATTACAAAGTTATTTTCCAAATGATAATTTAGCACTAATAATTATTAAAAGTGTCGAAAAACCTATTGCCTATACTTTAGTCATCTTTTATTCAATCTATTTCTTTTACATAGCATTATTAAATTTTAGCATGTTTGTAGAGTTTATTCGTTTTTATCTCCTACCACAAACTTCCAAATTAACAATCAGTATTCTCTTATTAATCAACATTTTCTATATTAACTCATTAGGAATTGAAGTAATTGCTAGATTAGCTGGATTAATGGCTCCATTATTCATATTATTTATAATCATTATCTATTCTTTAATCTTCTCTTCTGGAATAGTTAATTTTCAAAACCTGCAACCTTTTTTAGGTAATGGGATAACAACAGTAGTTGATGCAGCTATACCTGAACTTTTAATCTTCCCTTTTGCAGATATGGTTCTATTATTGATGATTTGGAAATATGTAAAGATAAAAAAATCTATCTCACAAATTTCATTCTTAGCTATGACTCTAGGAGGAATAATTATCACCTTTGCATTAATTATAATCATAGGTGTTTTAGGGGTTAATTGGGCAGCTATAGCCAACGTAGCTAATATGGCAGTAAGCCAATTGATTACTATAGGTTATTTGAAAAATATAGATGTTATCATTGTTATTGTTCTATTTCTATTAGGATTTTTTAAGATGACTCCTTTCTTATTTGGTAGTATATCATTAGTCAATAGCCTATTAAATCTTCATAATAATATCTGGGTTAATACTATATTCTCAATTTTTTTATTAATATTCAACTATGCTCCTTTTACTGGTGTAGAGTTTTACAGCTGGATAAATAGCTTTGATAGAAGAACTGAAAGAATTATGGAATATATTCATATTTCTTTTCAAATGCTTATACCAACTTTCCTGCTAATAATAGCTTGGCTTAAAAGAATTAGAAAATAA
- a CDS encoding AI-2E family transporter, which produces MFKGSFFKIAYAIVLLLLIIFLAGQVPYVMKPLSTVLSLILLPLLLGGFLYYLLRPLVRCFVSKLKNKNISILITVLLVIIFSILVIYFGGSIIYSESKELIKYYSLHQEAIKENINQISNLGNGKLDFLDDFKIQKRMVTFIQGVLEKLSNYNFMGAFSSLKHFGMIIILIPFVVFYLLKDDEKIYQLVISFFSGERKEGLEKILAEIDQVLSAYIGSQLIVAFILGILMFIGYISIALPNPLALALIAMITSLIPILGPSMGILPALFIAITTSPLMIIKLFIVLAIAQYLEGNLIRPLVQGEKLNIHPLIVLFVVLISIFMFGILGALFAVPTYAVIRVIIKNRSYLKRSNR; this is translated from the coding sequence ATGTTTAAAGGAAGTTTTTTTAAGATAGCTTATGCAATAGTTTTGCTTCTACTTATTATATTTTTAGCAGGACAAGTTCCTTATGTAATGAAGCCATTATCTACAGTCTTATCTTTAATTTTGCTACCATTACTATTAGGTGGTTTCTTATATTATTTATTGAGGCCTTTAGTTAGATGTTTTGTTAGCAAGTTAAAAAATAAGAATATCTCTATTTTAATTACTGTCTTGCTAGTTATTATTTTTTCTATTTTAGTTATTTATTTTGGAGGAAGTATAATTTATAGTGAAAGCAAAGAATTAATTAAGTATTATTCTCTTCATCAAGAGGCTATAAAAGAGAATATTAATCAGATAAGTAATTTAGGAAATGGAAAGCTTGATTTTTTAGATGATTTTAAGATTCAAAAAAGAATGGTTACTTTTATTCAAGGAGTTTTAGAGAAGCTTAGTAATTATAATTTCATGGGTGCTTTTTCATCATTAAAGCATTTTGGGATGATAATAATCTTAATTCCTTTTGTAGTGTTTTATTTACTTAAGGATGATGAAAAGATTTATCAATTAGTGATATCTTTCTTTTCTGGAGAGAGAAAAGAAGGATTGGAGAAGATATTAGCAGAGATTGATCAAGTTTTATCGGCATATATCGGCTCTCAATTAATTGTTGCTTTTATTTTAGGAATATTAATGTTTATAGGTTATATTAGTATTGCTTTGCCAAATCCTCTAGCATTAGCATTAATAGCTATGATCACTTCATTAATTCCAATTTTGGGACCAAGTATGGGAATATTACCAGCATTATTTATAGCTATAACAACTAGTCCTTTGATGATTATTAAATTATTTATTGTATTAGCAATAGCCCAATATCTAGAAGGAAATTTAATTAGACCTTTAGTGCAAGGAGAAAAATTGAATATTCATCCTTTAATTGTGCTGTTTGTAGTATTAATTTCGATCTTTATGTTTGGTATATTAGGGGCTTTATTTGCAGTACCTACTTATGCTGTAATACGAGTAATAATTAAAAATAGATCTTATTTGAAAAGGAGTAACAGATAA
- a CDS encoding histone deacetylase family protein codes for MQVDAKNKLALIFFPAFDWAISPTHPEREERLLYTKDQILEEGILDIMGIEEYNPIVATKEDVARTHICVPDIDAVVTMPHLISAGGAIKAGELVMEGEVDKAFAIIRPPGHHAFQIVHGARGFCTINNEAIMVEHLRQRYGSDLRIAFVDTDAHHADGTQNIYYNDPNVLHISLHQDGRSLYPGTGFINDLGGPGAYGRTINLPLPPNTTDEGLLYALDNLILPILDDFNADLVINAAGQDNHYSDPLTQMRVSAQGYAELNSRLDPDIAILQGGYSIESALPYVNVGIILAMAGLDYSQIKEPDYKASIKNQSPKITDTIKENVEKLLQAWESKDKVDIKKVFNCQDYYTTKRDIYYDTANIIENQKLKIKICNQCSGLMIIDSSAHPSTYNELRAIIIPHDVCESCYDLGYQEYEEAKNNSEFELVYLQDKKKDRLSNYIINAIV; via the coding sequence ATGCAAGTTGATGCCAAGAACAAATTAGCTTTGATCTTCTTTCCAGCTTTTGATTGGGCTATCTCTCCAACCCATCCCGAAAGGGAAGAGAGGCTCTTATATACCAAAGACCAGATTTTAGAAGAAGGTATTCTAGATATTATGGGAATTGAAGAGTATAATCCTATCGTTGCTACTAAAGAGGATGTAGCTAGAACTCATATCTGTGTTCCTGATATAGATGCTGTCGTGACTATGCCCCACTTGATTTCAGCAGGAGGGGCGATTAAAGCTGGAGAATTGGTGATGGAAGGTGAAGTTGATAAGGCTTTTGCTATTATTAGACCTCCAGGGCATCATGCCTTTCAAATAGTTCATGGTGCTAGAGGATTTTGTACTATTAATAATGAAGCGATTATGGTTGAACATTTAAGGCAGAGATATGGCAGTGACTTAAGGATTGCCTTTGTCGATACTGATGCCCATCATGCTGATGGAACACAAAACATCTATTATAATGATCCTAATGTTTTACATATTTCTTTACATCAAGATGGTCGAAGCTTATATCCAGGCACAGGATTTATTAATGATTTAGGTGGTCCAGGTGCTTATGGCAGAACAATTAATTTACCTTTGCCACCTAACACTACTGATGAAGGATTATTATATGCTCTTGACAATCTAATTTTACCTATTTTAGATGATTTTAATGCTGATTTAGTTATAAATGCAGCAGGTCAAGATAATCATTATAGTGATCCCTTAACCCAAATGAGAGTTTCGGCTCAAGGTTATGCAGAGTTAAATTCTAGATTAGATCCCGATATAGCAATTTTACAAGGTGGATATTCAATTGAATCTGCTCTTCCTTATGTAAATGTGGGAATTATATTAGCTATGGCCGGCTTAGATTATAGTCAGATTAAGGAACCTGACTATAAAGCATCGATTAAAAATCAATCACCTAAAATTACTGATACTATTAAAGAAAATGTAGAAAAACTGCTTCAAGCATGGGAGAGCAAAGACAAGGTTGATATCAAAAAAGTATTTAACTGTCAAGATTACTATACTACTAAACGGGATATTTATTATGATACTGCGAATATTATAGAAAATCAAAAGCTTAAGATTAAAATCTGTAATCAGTGTTCAGGTTTAATGATAATTGATTCTTCAGCTCATCCTTCTACTTATAATGAACTTAGAGCAATTATTATTCCACATGATGTTTGTGAGTCATGCTATGATCTAGGATATCAAGAGTATGAAGAGGCAAAAAATAATTCAGAGTTTGAGCTTGTTTATCTTCAAGATAAGAAGAAGGATAGGTTATCGAATTATATTATTAACGCAATTGTTTAA
- a CDS encoding hydantoinase/oxoprolinase family protein yields the protein MKLGIDIGGTHTDGILIDKQKIIKTSKIVTNHNRLSETILRSCQNLILDLDSQKIDSIVLSTTLATNLISKQSYPKTGLILIPGPGLSPQYYNYSPYTRIISGAIDHRGREVKGIDQQRVKNIVKDLIKEGVKQIGVCGKFSNRNPKQELEIKALIEQKYPQIEITLGHQLAGRLNYPRRVATTYLNSIIQKDYKKFIKEIQAGLDEMGLEQEVYVLKSDGGTMPLLQSAKVPVETINSGPAASIMGILSLGNLKGTTIGLDIGGTTTDISFFVEGDPLFRPDGIEINEYNTLIRGLFNHSIAYGGDSSVKIGDNNINIGPERKGAAACLGGPLPTPTDALVVLGLANIGDHNLARESLEPLAQKLNLSIKEIAEKIIDIFCHKIELKIKEIINGFNNQTVYTINELLTYTQLKADNLVIIGGPAQALAAKIAKKLNLDYQLPQNSKVANAIGAALAKITQKCTLYADTSQGYYYISELGIKEEVDSNFNLEQAQKIVKDKLKRNIDFGALIEITNAQSFNMVRGFNTIGRIIEITAQIKPGLERTVDS from the coding sequence ATGAAGCTAGGGATTGACATTGGAGGAACACATACTGATGGGATATTAATTGATAAGCAGAAAATAATTAAGACAAGCAAGATTGTGACAAATCATAATAGGCTTAGTGAAACTATTTTAAGAAGCTGTCAAAATCTAATCTTAGATCTAGACAGTCAAAAGATTGATAGTATTGTTTTGAGTACAACCTTAGCAACTAATTTAATTAGCAAACAATCTTATCCTAAAACAGGATTAATTTTAATTCCTGGTCCAGGTCTTAGTCCTCAATATTATAACTATAGTCCTTATACACGAATTATTTCTGGTGCTATTGATCATAGAGGTCGAGAAGTAAAGGGGATTGATCAACAAAGGGTAAAGAATATAGTTAAAGATTTGATTAAAGAAGGAGTCAAACAAATTGGAGTTTGTGGTAAATTCTCTAATCGTAACCCTAAACAGGAGTTAGAAATTAAAGCTTTAATTGAGCAGAAGTATCCTCAAATAGAAATTACTTTAGGCCATCAATTGGCAGGTAGATTAAATTATCCTAGGAGAGTAGCTACTACTTATCTAAATAGTATTATTCAAAAAGATTATAAAAAGTTCATTAAAGAAATTCAAGCTGGTTTAGATGAAATGGGGCTTGAACAAGAAGTATATGTCTTAAAATCTGATGGAGGTACGATGCCTTTACTCCAGTCAGCTAAAGTTCCTGTTGAGACTATTAATTCAGGACCTGCAGCTAGCATTATGGGAATTTTAAGTTTGGGTAATTTAAAAGGAACTACTATTGGGCTTGATATTGGAGGAACTACAACTGATATATCATTTTTTGTTGAAGGTGATCCATTATTTAGGCCAGATGGGATAGAAATTAATGAATATAATACTTTAATTAGAGGTTTATTTAATCATTCAATTGCTTATGGGGGAGATAGTTCTGTAAAGATAGGAGATAATAATATCAATATTGGGCCAGAACGCAAAGGGGCTGCTGCCTGTTTAGGAGGACCGTTACCAACTCCTACCGATGCGCTTGTAGTTTTGGGATTAGCTAATATTGGAGACCATAACCTGGCTAGAGAAAGCTTAGAACCTTTGGCTCAAAAACTGAATTTATCAATTAAAGAAATAGCAGAGAAGATTATTGATATATTCTGTCATAAAATAGAGTTAAAAATTAAAGAGATTATAAATGGATTTAATAATCAAACAGTTTATACTATTAATGAATTGTTAACTTATACGCAGCTAAAAGCAGATAATTTGGTTATTATTGGTGGACCTGCTCAAGCCTTAGCAGCAAAGATAGCAAAGAAGTTAAATTTAGATTATCAATTACCTCAAAATTCAAAAGTAGCCAATGCTATAGGAGCGGCTTTAGCTAAAATTACGCAAAAATGTACACTGTATGCTGATACTTCACAAGGATACTATTATATTTCTGAGTTAGGGATAAAAGAAGAAGTTGATAGTAATTTTAATTTGGAACAGGCCCAAAAGATAGTTAAAGATAAACTTAAGAGAAATATTGATTTTGGAGCATTGATTGAAATTACTAATGCTCAATCTTTTAATATGGTGCGTGGCTTTAATACAATTGGTAGAATTATTGAAATTACAGCTCAAATTAAACCAGGGTTGGAAAGGACAGTTGATAGTTGA
- a CDS encoding peptidylprolyl isomerase, whose translation MVDSVAVTEKEITDYYEENRSKFKQPAQVKAKHILIKTDDKSEKEAKAKAQKILKELKQGADFAKLAKKYSEGPSAKNGGELGYFGKGRMVAEFEEAAFKLEIGEVSGAVKTQFGYHIIKVEDKKESQLLSLSEAKEDIKNGLTQQKQQNKWNSFVKDLKEKAEIEINP comes from the coding sequence GTGGTTGACAGTGTTGCTGTTACTGAGAAAGAAATAACAGATTATTATGAAGAGAACAGATCTAAATTTAAACAACCTGCTCAAGTTAAAGCGAAACATATCTTAATTAAAACTGATGATAAGAGTGAAAAAGAAGCAAAGGCTAAAGCTCAAAAAATATTAAAGGAATTAAAACAAGGAGCTGATTTTGCTAAACTAGCTAAGAAGTATTCTGAAGGTCCTTCTGCAAAGAATGGTGGAGAGTTAGGCTATTTTGGTAAAGGAAGAATGGTAGCAGAATTTGAAGAAGCTGCTTTTAAGCTCGAAATAGGAGAAGTTAGTGGAGCAGTAAAGACACAATTTGGTTATCATATTATTAAGGTAGAGGACAAAAAAGAAAGTCAACTTCTATCTTTATCAGAGGCAAAAGAAGATATTAAAAATGGTCTTACTCAACAAAAACAACAGAATAAATGGAATAGTTTTGTGAAAGATTTAAAAGAAAAAGCTGAAATAGAGATTAACCCCTAA